DNA sequence from the Lycium barbarum isolate Lr01 chromosome 5, ASM1917538v2, whole genome shotgun sequence genome:
AAAGCAAAGATCAACTTTCTTCAATTACTTTGTGTTCTGCCTCTCCTTTGGAGGTCTTATTGCTGTCACATTTGTTGTCTGGGTGGAAGACAATATGGGTTGGCAGTGGGGATTTGGAATTGCAACTTTGGCTATATTTTTGTCAATCCCAATATTCCTTGCTGGTTCACCATTCTATAGGAACAAGATACCTCGGGGAAGCCCTTTTACAACAATCAGCAAGGTAGTGTTTCATAAAACCTCAATCTTTCATAATTTGTTTCACATTATTCTCACTTTGAGTTTTATCTTTGTTCAGAAACTAATCTCCTGTTATAATGCATAGGTTCTAATTGCAGCATTACTAAATTCTCCTGCATCGAGAAACACAAGTATTGCCATAACAAGTATGGCTTCAAGCCCTTCTCCTCCAATTCCAACTGGCAAGGAAGGTGGCGGAAATACAAACAGAAAAGATGTAGAATCAATTGAGACTCCATCAAGAAGTCTTAGCTTCCTTAATCGGGCTGTTTCAGACAGACCAGCATGTGGTGCATTAGAATGCTCAGTGCAACAAGTGGAAGAAGTCAAGATTGTGATGAAACTTTTCCCAATTTTTGCCTGCACCATCATGCTCAACTGTTGTCTAGCTCAACTAAATACATTCTCAGTCCAGCAAGCAGCAACAATGAACACAAAACTAGGCTCCTTAAAAGTCCCTCCAGCTTCGCTCCCCATTTTCCCCGTAGTATTCATCATGATCCTAGCACCAGTTTACGACTACTTCATCATCCCATTCGCTCGTAGAGTAACCAAAACAGAAATGGGCATCTCTCACCTCCAACGTATTGGTATTGGTTTGTTCCTCTCCATCGTGGCTATGGCAGTCGCAGCAGTTGTTGAAATCAAGCGCAAAGGAGTAGCTACTGACTCAGGACTCGTCGATTCTGCCAAACCATTGCCCATAACTTTCTTTTGGATCGCTTTTCAGTACTTGTTTCTTGGATCGGCCGATCTTTTCGTTCTAGCTGGACTACTAGAATTCTGCTTCTCAGAAGCACCAGTCAGTATGAGATCATTGGCAACATCGCTCTCATGGGCTTCTTTAGCCATCGGATACTACCTCAGCTCAGTCATAGTGTCTATAGTCAATAGTGTGACAGGCATTTCAAAGCACAAACCATGGCTCTCGGGTGGAAACTTGAATCACTACCATTTGGAGAGGTTCTACTGGCTAATGTGCATACTCAGTGCATTAAACTTTATGCACTACCTATTTTGGGCTACAAAATACAAGTATACATCAGTAAGGTCTAGCAAGTAAAAGTTAGCAGTGGAGATCTATAGATGAAATTGCCCCGGTTGTAATATATGGTTTTCTAGGCTTTATGTAAAATGTCTGATGAATTGCTGGATCTTGGAATCAATATATTAGGGCTAAGCCAGCAAAGAGGTCATAACTATAGAACTAGCTTTTGATCAATTGATCTCGAGTCTCCCGCCACTTCACAGTTAGTGTTCGTGGCTTCGTTTTTTTCTCCTATCATTTCTTCTAGGCTAATAACATATAAAGGTTATCAAAGTGCTCCTTTGCATCATCTACTTGTTTGATGATCAGTAGTCACAACTCTTGTAACTACGAATATGGTTTGAGTATTGAAGAAGCAAAACTACGTAAATTTACCTTGGGTCAAACTTAATTACCGG
Encoded proteins:
- the LOC132641511 gene encoding protein NRT1/ PTR FAMILY 4.6-like — encoded protein: MEIDGQSHLTNWDGYVDWKNSPPITKRHGGLLAASFVLVVEVLENLAYLANGSNLVRYFSEYMHFSPTTSANSVTNFMGTAFLLALLGGFLSDAFFTTYYIYIISAVIEFLGLVVLTIQARSSSLKPPKCELGVPNAPCEKVHGAQAAMLFIGLYLVALGVGGIKGSLPPHGAEQFDEATPRGRKQRSTFFNYFVFCLSFGGLIAVTFVVWVEDNMGWQWGFGIATLAIFLSIPIFLAGSPFYRNKIPRGSPFTTISKVLIAALLNSPASRNTSIAITSMASSPSPPIPTGKEGGGNTNRKDVESIETPSRSLSFLNRAVSDRPACGALECSVQQVEEVKIVMKLFPIFACTIMLNCCLAQLNTFSVQQAATMNTKLGSLKVPPASLPIFPVVFIMILAPVYDYFIIPFARRVTKTEMGISHLQRIGIGLFLSIVAMAVAAVVEIKRKGVATDSGLVDSAKPLPITFFWIAFQYLFLGSADLFVLAGLLEFCFSEAPVSMRSLATSLSWASLAIGYYLSSVIVSIVNSVTGISKHKPWLSGGNLNHYHLERFYWLMCILSALNFMHYLFWATKYKYTSVRSSK